The following proteins come from a genomic window of Corallococcus sp. NCRR:
- a CDS encoding ClpXP protease specificity-enhancing factor SspB: MDKKVSDKKERLLAALDQGMVMIHLDARRPGVLVPASLRGEAHLRLNLSYRFEPPDLTVGEWGVRCTLSFSGSRFTVAVPWSALFAIASHVTKEFWMYPEEMPPELLQQPPVASASVARPPQPAPVPVAAERPRAFLREVQAEHSDEPESRPEVAPPPPPEGGPPDEPQPPRRGHLRLVK, translated from the coding sequence ATGGACAAGAAGGTTTCCGACAAGAAGGAGCGGCTGCTGGCCGCGCTCGACCAGGGCATGGTGATGATCCACCTGGACGCGCGCCGCCCCGGTGTGCTCGTCCCCGCCAGCCTCCGAGGCGAAGCGCACCTGCGCCTCAACCTCTCCTACCGTTTCGAGCCGCCCGACCTCACGGTGGGCGAGTGGGGCGTGCGCTGCACGCTGAGCTTCTCCGGTTCGCGCTTCACGGTGGCGGTGCCCTGGTCGGCGCTGTTCGCCATCGCCAGCCACGTGACGAAGGAGTTCTGGATGTACCCGGAGGAGATGCCGCCGGAGCTGCTCCAGCAGCCCCCGGTCGCGTCGGCCTCCGTCGCGCGCCCGCCGCAGCCCGCGCCGGTGCCCGTGGCCGCGGAGAGGCCCCGTGCCTTCCTGCGCGAGGTGCAGGCCGAGCACTCCGACGAGCCGGAGTCGCGCCCGGAGGTGGCGCCTCCGCCGCCGCCCGAGGGAGGCCCGCCGGACGAGCCGCAGCCGCCGCGCCGTGGTCACCTGCGGCTGGTGAAGTAG
- the smpB gene encoding SsrA-binding protein SmpB, which translates to MAAGKSKGVGAEPGVKLIAENRRARFDYTVDEKIEAGLELTGSEVKSLREGTANLSDAYALQKGTELFLLNAHIGSYKAASVFDHLPTRGRKLLMHRAEIDRWTAKVRERGYSIIPLVLYFRKGRAKVELGLCRGKTHEDRRHDIKERETKREMDREVRRR; encoded by the coding sequence ATGGCCGCTGGAAAGTCGAAGGGTGTGGGTGCGGAGCCGGGGGTGAAGCTCATTGCCGAGAACCGGCGTGCGCGCTTCGACTACACGGTGGATGAGAAGATAGAGGCCGGGCTGGAGCTCACGGGGAGCGAGGTGAAGTCGTTGCGTGAAGGAACGGCCAACCTGTCGGACGCCTACGCGCTCCAGAAGGGCACGGAGCTGTTCCTTCTCAACGCCCACATCGGCTCCTACAAGGCGGCCAGTGTCTTCGACCACCTTCCCACCCGGGGCCGGAAGCTGCTGATGCACCGGGCGGAGATCGACCGGTGGACGGCGAAGGTTCGCGAGCGCGGTTACTCCATCATCCCGCTCGTGCTGTACTTCAGGAAGGGCCGGGCCAAGGTGGAGCTGGGCCTGTGCCGCGGCAAGACGCACGAAGATCGCCGCCACGACATCAAGGAACGGGAGACGAAGCGGGAGATGGACCGGGAAGTGCGCCGTCGTTGA
- the panC gene encoding pantoate--beta-alanine ligase — translation MAPHVLRTVAEVKAWVASLQKEGKTLALVPTMGFLHEGHVSLMREGGRRADVVAASIFVNPTQFGPREDLARYPRDFEGDLAKCASAGVTAVFAPEPAAMYPAGYQTYVEVTEVSQGLCGERRPGHFRGVATIVTQLLALFRPAVALFGEKDYQQLQVIKALNRDLHLGADIVGMPTIREADGLAMSSRNAYLSADERQRALALSRGMRAAQALLASGTRDTRALVEAARRELQAVDLREDYVEVRDAGTLSPLDTVAPGQTARMLVAAFSGTTRLIDNMPLAG, via the coding sequence ATGGCACCCCACGTCCTGCGCACCGTCGCGGAAGTGAAGGCCTGGGTCGCGTCCCTCCAGAAGGAGGGCAAGACCCTGGCGCTCGTTCCCACCATGGGCTTCCTGCATGAGGGGCACGTCTCGCTCATGAGGGAGGGCGGCCGGCGCGCGGACGTGGTGGCGGCCTCCATCTTCGTGAACCCCACGCAGTTCGGTCCCCGCGAGGACCTGGCGCGCTACCCGCGCGACTTCGAGGGGGACCTGGCGAAGTGCGCGAGCGCGGGCGTCACGGCCGTGTTCGCGCCCGAGCCCGCGGCGATGTACCCCGCGGGCTACCAGACCTACGTGGAGGTCACGGAGGTCAGCCAGGGGCTGTGCGGCGAGCGGCGTCCCGGCCACTTCCGGGGCGTCGCCACCATCGTCACGCAGCTGTTGGCGCTGTTCCGGCCGGCCGTGGCGCTGTTCGGGGAGAAGGACTACCAGCAGCTCCAGGTCATCAAGGCGCTCAACCGCGACCTGCACCTGGGCGCGGACATCGTGGGCATGCCCACCATCCGCGAGGCGGACGGGCTGGCCATGAGCAGCCGCAATGCCTACTTGTCAGCGGACGAACGCCAGCGGGCGCTCGCCCTGTCCAGGGGCATGCGGGCGGCCCAGGCCCTGCTCGCCTCCGGCACCCGGGACACGCGGGCGTTGGTGGAGGCCGCCCGCCGTGAATTGCAGGCGGTGGACCTGCGCGAGGACTACGTGGAGGTCCGGGACGCCGGGACGCTCTCCCCCCTGGACACGGTGGCGCCCGGGCAGACGGCGCGCATGCTGGTGGCGGCCTTCTCAGGCACCACGCGGCTCATCGACAACATGCCGCTGGCCGGTTAG
- the panB gene encoding 3-methyl-2-oxobutanoate hydroxymethyltransferase, producing MKDKVTIHTLKRLKQSGQKICMVTAYDATFARILDESGADVLLVGDSLGMVVQGQESTLPVTMEQMVYHSAAVARGAKRAHVVGDLPFMSYQVSPQEAVRNAGRLVSEGNVGSVKLEGGAEFAETVRAIVRASIPVMGHLGLTPQSVHKMGGYVVQGRDEDAARRMLEDALALEAAGAYALVLEGVPLELARTITQSLKIPTIGIGAGKHCDGQVLVCYDLLGMNPDFKPKFVKRFANLHGNITEAANTYFSEVRAGTFPDEEHSFKATKGIRLVTPTPVAPDAEGAGEPAEKVGGIYGAPV from the coding sequence GTGAAGGACAAGGTCACCATCCACACGCTGAAGCGCCTGAAGCAGTCCGGTCAGAAGATCTGCATGGTCACCGCCTACGACGCGACGTTCGCGCGCATCCTCGACGAGAGCGGCGCGGACGTGCTCCTGGTCGGTGACTCGCTGGGCATGGTCGTCCAGGGCCAGGAGTCCACGCTGCCCGTCACCATGGAGCAGATGGTCTACCACTCGGCGGCGGTGGCCCGCGGCGCGAAGCGGGCGCACGTGGTGGGCGACCTGCCGTTCATGAGCTACCAGGTGTCGCCGCAGGAGGCGGTGCGCAACGCCGGGCGGCTCGTGTCCGAAGGCAACGTGGGCAGCGTGAAGCTGGAGGGCGGCGCCGAGTTCGCCGAAACCGTGCGCGCCATCGTCCGCGCCAGCATCCCCGTCATGGGGCACCTGGGCCTGACGCCGCAGTCGGTGCACAAGATGGGCGGCTACGTGGTGCAGGGCCGTGACGAGGACGCCGCGCGCCGCATGCTGGAGGACGCGCTCGCGCTGGAGGCCGCCGGCGCCTACGCGCTGGTGCTGGAGGGCGTGCCGCTGGAGCTGGCGCGCACCATCACCCAGAGCCTGAAGATTCCGACCATCGGCATCGGCGCGGGCAAGCACTGTGATGGCCAGGTGCTGGTCTGCTACGACCTGTTGGGCATGAACCCGGACTTCAAGCCGAAGTTCGTGAAGCGCTTCGCCAACCTGCACGGGAACATCACCGAGGCCGCGAACACGTACTTCTCCGAAGTGCGCGCCGGCACCTTCCCGGATGAAGAGCACAGCTTCAAGGCCACCAAGGGCATCCGGCTGGTGACGCCCACGCCGGTGGCCCCCGACGCGGAAGGCGCTGGCGAGCCCGCGGAGAAGGTCGGCGGCATCTACGGGGCCCCGGTCTAG
- a CDS encoding deoxynucleoside kinase has translation MDHRYIVVEGPIGVGKTSLTNLLTERLGSRRILEVVEENPFLSSFYADRQKFAFQTQVFFLLSRFRQQQELFQQDLFRAVTVSDYLFAKDRIFANLTLASDELALYDRVFEALGPRVPQPDLVIYLQAQLDVLLHRIKKRGREFERKFDAGYLESLTHAYNDFFAHYQDTPLLVVNTSDIDFVHNEADREDLMNVIASVKSGVQHYTPRSRRG, from the coding sequence ATGGACCACCGCTACATCGTCGTCGAAGGCCCCATCGGCGTGGGCAAGACGAGCCTCACCAACCTCCTCACGGAGCGACTGGGCAGCCGCCGCATTCTCGAAGTCGTGGAGGAGAATCCCTTCCTCTCCAGCTTCTATGCGGACCGGCAGAAGTTCGCGTTCCAGACGCAGGTGTTCTTCCTGCTCTCGCGCTTCCGCCAGCAGCAGGAGCTCTTCCAGCAGGACCTGTTCCGCGCCGTCACCGTGAGCGACTACCTGTTCGCGAAGGACCGCATCTTCGCCAACCTCACGCTGGCCTCGGACGAGCTGGCCCTCTACGACCGCGTCTTCGAGGCGCTGGGGCCCCGCGTCCCGCAGCCCGACCTGGTCATCTACCTCCAGGCCCAGCTGGACGTGCTGCTGCATCGCATCAAGAAGCGCGGCCGTGAATTCGAGCGCAAGTTCGACGCGGGCTACCTGGAGTCGCTCACGCACGCGTACAACGACTTCTTCGCGCACTACCAGGACACGCCGCTCCTGGTGGTGAACACGTCGGACATCGACTTCGTGCACAACGAGGCGGACCGTGAGGACCTGATGAACGTCATCGCGAGCGTGAAGTCCGGCGTCCAGCACTACACCCCCCGGTCCCGGCGGGGTTGA
- the rsmA gene encoding 16S rRNA (adenine(1518)-N(6)/adenine(1519)-N(6))-dimethyltransferase RsmA, with protein MDSPRDILKRHGLRAKHSWGQNFLGDADALQEIADALAPREGEAVVELGPGLGHLTRFLAATGARVTAVERDRDMVAVLEKEAIPGVRVVPGNAATVDFAQVAGADEIALVGNLPYHLTSPILFQVLAQRAHISRAVFTLQKEVVVRLAAEPGNRDYGLLTVLLGLHFDVENVLTLEAWRFHPPPKVDSAVLRLVRLKKPRAPLVDEARFTRLVKAGFAQRRKTLINSLKSDKGLAPPDVLLAALQTAGIDPGRRAETLSPEEFAAIERALGPVTAMAPPPPDAPPEE; from the coding sequence GTGGATTCTCCGCGCGACATCCTCAAGCGCCACGGCCTGCGGGCCAAGCACAGCTGGGGACAGAACTTCCTCGGGGACGCGGACGCGCTCCAGGAGATTGCGGACGCGCTCGCGCCGCGCGAGGGCGAAGCCGTGGTGGAGCTGGGCCCGGGCCTGGGCCACCTCACGCGCTTCCTCGCCGCCACCGGCGCGCGCGTCACCGCCGTGGAGCGCGACCGCGACATGGTGGCCGTGCTGGAGAAGGAGGCCATCCCCGGCGTGCGCGTGGTGCCCGGCAACGCCGCCACGGTGGACTTCGCCCAGGTGGCCGGCGCGGACGAGATCGCGCTCGTGGGCAACCTGCCGTACCACCTCACCAGCCCCATCCTCTTCCAGGTGCTCGCGCAGCGCGCCCACATCTCACGCGCCGTCTTCACGCTCCAGAAGGAGGTCGTGGTGCGGCTGGCCGCGGAGCCCGGCAACCGCGACTACGGCCTGCTCACGGTGCTGCTCGGCCTGCACTTCGACGTGGAGAACGTGCTCACGCTGGAGGCCTGGCGCTTCCATCCGCCCCCGAAGGTGGACTCCGCCGTGCTGCGCCTCGTCCGGCTCAAGAAGCCCCGCGCGCCGCTGGTGGACGAGGCCCGCTTCACGCGGCTGGTGAAGGCCGGCTTCGCGCAGCGCCGCAAGACGCTGATCAACTCGCTCAAGTCCGACAAGGGCCTGGCTCCGCCGGACGTGCTGCTCGCCGCGCTCCAGACGGCGGGCATCGACCCGGGCCGCCGCGCGGAGACGCTCTCCCCGGAGGAGTTCGCCGCCATCGAGCGCGCCTTGGGCCCCGTGACGGCCATGGCGCCGCCGCCTCCGGATGCTCCGCCAGAGGAGTAG
- the tsaD gene encoding tRNA (adenosine(37)-N6)-threonylcarbamoyltransferase complex transferase subunit TsaD produces MLVLGLETSCDETAAAVVEDGRRALSDVVSTQVDIHRRWGGVVPELASRNHIVQVMPVVHEALTRADKTLDDIDLIAVTSGPGLIGALLVGLQVAKGLSLATGKPFVGANHLEGHLLAIRLLEDAPAPPFLGLVVSGGHTSLYEVRDYGNYRLVGRTRDDAAGEAYDKTARILGLPYPGGQPIDELAQKGDPEAIRFPRALPGDNLDVSFSGLKTSVLHHVQKHGVPEGQALHDLCASFQEAVADVLSKKLVAAAKKLGHQQLVLCGGVAANSRLRALCKQRAEERGLRMFLPPVRLCTDNGAMIAVAGYEAWRRGLRGDFRLAADPAWRME; encoded by the coding sequence GTGCTCGTCCTGGGACTTGAAACCTCGTGCGATGAAACCGCCGCCGCCGTCGTGGAGGACGGGCGGCGCGCCCTGTCGGACGTCGTCTCCACGCAGGTGGACATCCACCGCCGCTGGGGCGGCGTCGTGCCGGAGCTGGCGAGCCGCAACCACATCGTCCAGGTGATGCCCGTCGTCCACGAGGCCCTCACCCGCGCGGACAAGACGCTGGACGACATCGACCTCATCGCCGTCACGTCCGGCCCCGGCCTCATCGGCGCGCTGCTCGTGGGGCTCCAGGTGGCCAAGGGCTTGAGCCTCGCCACCGGCAAGCCCTTCGTGGGCGCCAACCACCTGGAAGGGCACCTGCTCGCCATCCGCCTGCTGGAGGACGCGCCCGCGCCGCCCTTCCTGGGGCTCGTCGTCTCTGGCGGGCACACCAGCCTCTACGAGGTCCGCGACTACGGGAACTACCGCCTCGTCGGCCGCACGCGCGACGACGCCGCGGGCGAGGCCTACGACAAGACGGCGCGCATCCTCGGCCTGCCGTACCCGGGCGGGCAGCCCATCGATGAGCTGGCGCAGAAGGGCGACCCGGAGGCCATCCGCTTCCCGCGCGCGCTGCCCGGCGACAACCTGGACGTGTCCTTCTCCGGGCTGAAGACGTCGGTGCTGCACCACGTCCAGAAGCACGGCGTGCCGGAAGGCCAGGCCCTCCACGACCTGTGCGCGTCGTTCCAGGAGGCGGTGGCGGACGTGCTGTCGAAGAAGCTCGTCGCCGCGGCGAAGAAGCTCGGGCACCAGCAGTTGGTGCTGTGCGGCGGCGTGGCGGCGAACTCGCGGCTCAGGGCGCTGTGCAAGCAGCGCGCGGAGGAGCGGGGCCTGCGCATGTTCCTGCCGCCGGTGCGGCTGTGCACGGACAATGGCGCGATGATCGCCGTCGCGGGGTATGAAGCGTGGCGCCGCGGCTTGCGCGGTGATTTCCGCCTCGCGGCCGACCCCGCCTGGCGCATGGAGTAG
- a CDS encoding response regulator → MAKQHLLLVDGDAKSLRVMEVSLKKAGFSVTTAIHGKDALEKVQISPPDLVLADTKMPEMDGFELCKTLKSDERFKFIPFVFLTNQKSVEFKVRGLELGGDDYLTKPIYIKEIVTRVKMILQKAEKERIEKRETTKGGFAGSLADMGVVDLVQTFEIGRKTGVISIQGERTGVVYFKEGRVIDAELGRLKGENAFYRLLNTFEGQFDVQFTTLDRTERIEVSTQGLLMEGMRRLDEWGRMLEQLPPLETVFEIDYHQLADRLSEIPDEVNGLLRLFDGKRALSRVVEDSDFEDLAALGIISKLYFEGLIRELGNAPLEPVQSSKPGIEQWLNAAPPIPVDVAPAPQPHDAPAPVEPPPVEAAPVAEAPVSEPEPEPEPESAPTQPEPMEEVTPVAERAPAPVSPQPAQVVIFPPRVRPGDGAPPPFGQDGAEPAVPPLSQEGSAFLVEPPPAHRAVDHARRSLLLDWSRVDTEGLSASSTWGPGSPWSSAARAPAAPNPFTAQPAQAAVDPLPSRPPIFGGAAIAPSPLAPVPPPTPAPPSSEVTLVSGTEPFHDEVPVEEPAAPQLALPPYPGHGIVPPQVAPVALNVEFPESTPFDAQPAAMEPVDTTAQDVPASEAYFTEPEPATPVQPSAAPVAAAPVAPAPVIPAPTSSAKPAASKPSHDEDDAALIAAMKPKRTGLYVAGGLLLVAAVAAVVISKGSGSAETPKPDAPKVTQPAKPEDAPKPPETTPPPAVTPPPTKTVDAQTDAGAPPAKTAAAPEDAGTPVKTATPEPAAVADAGVAVAVTPPPTAPPEAPAPKATYADFIKDGRAAMARKGFKSAIGAYRKALALDNDSIEAKSGLAMALANSSTNESGYREAARLLQDVVKAEPKNAKAWFWLGSSLQFSGDETRAADAYKKYLFLEPTGSSANEVRALLNGMK, encoded by the coding sequence GTGGCCAAGCAGCACCTGCTCCTCGTCGATGGTGACGCGAAGAGTCTGCGCGTGATGGAGGTCAGCCTGAAGAAGGCCGGCTTCTCCGTCACGACTGCGATCCACGGCAAGGATGCGCTGGAGAAGGTCCAGATCAGCCCGCCGGACCTCGTGCTCGCGGACACCAAGATGCCGGAGATGGACGGCTTCGAGCTCTGCAAGACGCTCAAGTCCGACGAGCGCTTCAAGTTCATCCCCTTCGTCTTCCTGACGAACCAGAAGTCGGTCGAGTTCAAGGTGCGCGGCCTGGAGCTCGGGGGCGACGACTACCTGACGAAGCCCATCTACATCAAAGAGATCGTCACCCGCGTGAAGATGATCCTTCAGAAGGCCGAGAAGGAACGCATCGAGAAGCGCGAGACGACCAAGGGCGGCTTCGCGGGAAGCCTCGCCGACATGGGCGTCGTGGACCTGGTCCAGACGTTTGAAATCGGCCGCAAGACGGGCGTCATCTCCATCCAGGGCGAGCGCACCGGCGTCGTGTACTTCAAGGAAGGCCGCGTCATCGACGCGGAGCTGGGCCGGCTCAAGGGCGAGAACGCCTTCTACCGCCTGCTCAACACGTTCGAAGGCCAGTTCGACGTGCAGTTCACCACGTTGGACCGCACCGAGCGCATCGAGGTCTCCACGCAGGGCCTCCTCATGGAGGGCATGCGCCGGCTGGACGAGTGGGGCCGGATGCTCGAGCAGCTCCCGCCACTGGAGACGGTCTTCGAGATCGACTACCACCAGCTGGCGGACCGCCTGTCGGAGATCCCCGACGAGGTGAACGGCCTGCTGCGCCTGTTCGACGGCAAGCGCGCGCTGTCGCGCGTGGTGGAGGACTCGGACTTCGAGGACCTGGCCGCGCTGGGCATCATCAGCAAGCTGTACTTCGAGGGCCTCATCCGCGAGCTGGGCAACGCGCCGCTGGAGCCCGTGCAGAGCAGCAAGCCGGGCATCGAGCAGTGGCTGAACGCCGCGCCGCCCATCCCCGTGGACGTCGCGCCCGCGCCCCAGCCCCACGACGCGCCGGCCCCCGTGGAGCCGCCCCCGGTGGAGGCGGCGCCCGTGGCGGAAGCTCCGGTCTCCGAGCCGGAGCCGGAGCCGGAGCCGGAGTCCGCGCCCACGCAGCCCGAGCCCATGGAGGAGGTCACGCCCGTGGCGGAGAGGGCGCCCGCGCCGGTCTCTCCGCAGCCCGCACAGGTGGTCATCTTCCCGCCGCGCGTGCGTCCCGGCGACGGCGCTCCGCCCCCGTTCGGCCAGGATGGCGCGGAGCCCGCGGTGCCGCCGCTGTCTCAGGAAGGCTCGGCGTTCCTCGTGGAGCCGCCTCCGGCGCACCGCGCGGTGGATCATGCGCGGCGCAGCCTGCTGCTCGATTGGAGCCGGGTGGACACGGAGGGCCTGAGCGCCTCCAGCACCTGGGGTCCGGGTTCGCCCTGGTCGTCCGCGGCCCGCGCACCGGCCGCTCCCAACCCGTTCACCGCGCAGCCCGCGCAGGCGGCCGTGGATCCGCTGCCCTCGCGTCCGCCCATCTTCGGGGGCGCGGCCATCGCGCCCAGCCCGCTGGCACCGGTGCCGCCGCCCACGCCGGCCCCGCCGTCGTCCGAGGTGACGCTGGTCAGCGGCACGGAGCCCTTCCACGACGAGGTGCCGGTGGAGGAGCCCGCGGCGCCGCAGCTCGCGCTGCCGCCGTATCCGGGCCACGGCATCGTGCCGCCGCAGGTGGCCCCGGTGGCGCTCAACGTCGAGTTCCCCGAGTCGACGCCCTTCGATGCGCAGCCGGCCGCCATGGAGCCGGTGGACACCACCGCGCAGGACGTGCCCGCCTCCGAGGCGTACTTCACGGAGCCCGAGCCCGCCACGCCCGTGCAGCCCTCCGCTGCTCCTGTCGCGGCCGCACCGGTCGCGCCGGCCCCGGTCATTCCCGCGCCCACGAGCAGCGCGAAGCCCGCCGCCTCCAAGCCCTCGCACGACGAGGACGACGCGGCGCTGATCGCCGCGATGAAGCCCAAGCGCACGGGCCTCTACGTCGCGGGTGGCCTGCTCCTGGTCGCGGCGGTGGCCGCGGTGGTCATCTCCAAGGGCTCGGGCAGCGCCGAGACGCCCAAGCCCGACGCGCCCAAGGTGACGCAGCCCGCGAAGCCCGAGGACGCGCCCAAGCCGCCGGAGACGACGCCTCCGCCGGCCGTCACGCCGCCGCCCACGAAGACCGTGGACGCGCAGACCGACGCGGGCGCGCCCCCGGCGAAGACCGCCGCCGCCCCGGAGGACGCGGGCACGCCGGTGAAGACGGCCACGCCCGAGCCCGCCGCCGTCGCGGACGCGGGGGTCGCGGTCGCCGTCACACCGCCGCCCACGGCGCCCCCGGAGGCTCCCGCGCCCAAGGCCACCTACGCGGACTTCATCAAGGACGGCCGCGCGGCCATGGCGCGCAAGGGCTTCAAGTCGGCGATCGGCGCGTACCGCAAGGCGCTCGCGCTGGACAACGACTCCATCGAGGCGAAGTCGGGCCTGGCCATGGCGTTGGCGAACAGCAGCACCAATGAGTCCGGCTACCGCGAAGCGGCCAGGCTGCTGCAGGACGTCGTCAAGGCGGAGCCCAAGAACGCGAAGGCCTGGTTCTGGCTGGGCAGCTCGCTGCAGTTCTCCGGCGATGAAACCCGAGCAGCCGACGCCTATAAGAAGTATCTGTTCCTCGAACCGACGGGGAGCTCGGCGAACGAGGTGCGTGCCCTGCTCAATGGGATGAAATGA